In the Streptomyces sp. BHT-5-2 genome, one interval contains:
- a CDS encoding class I SAM-dependent methyltransferase produces the protein MAADAADIRFDQALTAYETVAADYDSLAIDPLFSRWVSFYQRLIEKYGSGGKKLLDVGCGTGNSAVAFRNLGYEVTGSDLSPAMIDRARAKPDNEGIPFVVGDLRDLPDLGSFDAVTCMGEPLSYLTDDQQLSGAFRSVARQLADGGVFVFDMNTLGSYQRAYAVTRIIDEDGHFDVWEGGPVPVEPDAVIDVTHTYFRRVGEGGRAEGVEANTWRRVTSRHVYRHHSDATVRRLLADSGLRLVAAHGLTAGELTDSGDEIRGRKILYVVSR, from the coding sequence GTGGCCGCGGATGCCGCTGACATACGTTTCGACCAAGCTCTCACGGCTTATGAGACGGTCGCCGCCGACTATGACTCACTCGCCATCGACCCGCTCTTCTCCCGATGGGTCTCCTTCTACCAGAGGCTCATCGAGAAGTACGGTTCAGGTGGTAAGAAGCTACTCGATGTGGGATGCGGTACGGGAAACAGCGCGGTCGCTTTTCGCAACCTCGGGTACGAGGTGACGGGTTCCGATCTGTCCCCCGCGATGATTGACCGCGCACGGGCGAAGCCGGATAACGAAGGCATCCCCTTCGTGGTCGGCGATCTCCGAGACCTTCCGGACCTGGGCTCCTTCGACGCAGTGACTTGTATGGGCGAGCCGCTCAGCTATCTCACCGACGACCAGCAGCTTTCGGGGGCATTCCGCAGCGTTGCCCGGCAGCTGGCCGATGGCGGGGTGTTCGTCTTCGATATGAATACCCTGGGGAGCTATCAGCGGGCCTACGCGGTGACGCGCATCATCGACGAGGACGGTCACTTCGATGTCTGGGAAGGCGGGCCGGTGCCCGTGGAGCCCGATGCCGTCATCGACGTCACTCACACCTATTTCCGGCGTGTGGGAGAAGGGGGGCGAGCCGAAGGTGTCGAGGCGAACACCTGGCGGCGCGTCACCTCCCGGCACGTCTACCGGCACCATTCCGACGCCACGGTGCGACGCCTACTGGCGGATTCGGGATTGCGCCTGGTCGCCGCGCACGGTCTCACAGCCGGTGAACTGACCGATTCCGGCGACGAGATCCGCGGCCGCAAGATCCTCTATGTCGTGAGCCGCTAG